A window of the Paenibacillus woosongensis genome harbors these coding sequences:
- a CDS encoding MrcB family domain-containing protein has protein sequence MSLPTELASIFRVKQKSYKMVLVLSMIGIWRETQQRFISLDSIAERFLSYCRDREVNNLVVDIPPNSMASRWSEVSATQVKAILDTPIDALRSILAKNDRNELTFTYAIWDGGEEVLTELERYANRELEAYYTQLQSNSFSLKEHLSQILLTYRTAKQEPFANHPLGTAFRRTIPEGIRQYPFISDHIRVQGSVGQGNWATVPWIALMDTRLTGSTQYGEYLVYLFAEDMSSVYLTFNQGVTKPIRDHGRRAGYTYLENKVDQIRKQLPLVGFTKDDRIELTTSGLGHDYQVSTVAYVRYDSNNLPENEQLVADLQRMMEDYQVYVQSQLQTAHEEVDDQIEDEESEEVETLSVTERLSQIRSFIQNRGFSYPDGLIENFYLSIKTKPFVILAGISGTGKTKLVKLFAEAMGATVQNGQFALIPVRPDWSDPSDLLGYKDLSGTFRPGRLTEVLYEASKPENRSKPYFICLDEMNLARVEHYFSDLLSVLETQEWRDDEIATAPLISAASLSSEEDQQKYGDLSIPDNVYFMGTVNMDETTHPFSKKVLDRANTIEFNYINLLQLPDEVRGETITEAVAPNSFLRSDFLQLVDALHENRELISETTQSLAQLNEILEGIHAHVGFRVRDSVSFYMIYNRRDNLMSADEAFDLQLLQKILPRIQGSSSAVRRVLLELLKVCLDRPLAINELMEDLSPVYNEAELLNTQSQIKYPQSARKIVFMLRRLEEDGFTSYWLS, from the coding sequence ATGTCATTACCGACTGAATTAGCATCTATTTTTCGTGTGAAGCAAAAATCTTACAAGATGGTACTCGTACTCTCTATGATTGGCATTTGGCGTGAAACCCAGCAAAGGTTTATATCGTTAGATTCCATTGCGGAACGGTTTTTAAGCTACTGCAGAGATCGGGAAGTAAATAATCTAGTCGTGGATATTCCACCGAATAGTATGGCTTCTCGTTGGTCAGAGGTGAGTGCTACGCAAGTGAAGGCGATATTAGATACCCCGATTGATGCTCTTAGAAGTATTCTAGCTAAAAACGACAGGAATGAGCTAACATTCACCTATGCGATATGGGACGGAGGGGAAGAAGTTCTGACTGAACTCGAAAGATATGCGAACCGGGAATTAGAGGCATATTATACTCAGCTTCAGTCTAACTCTTTCTCTTTGAAGGAGCACCTGAGCCAGATATTACTTACATATAGAACGGCTAAGCAGGAACCGTTTGCGAATCATCCTCTGGGGACAGCTTTTCGTAGAACGATTCCCGAAGGAATAAGGCAATACCCGTTCATCTCCGATCATATTCGGGTTCAAGGTTCTGTAGGTCAAGGAAATTGGGCTACCGTTCCCTGGATTGCATTGATGGATACACGTCTTACGGGATCAACTCAATATGGCGAATATTTAGTTTATCTTTTTGCAGAAGATATGAGCTCTGTTTATTTAACCTTTAATCAAGGTGTGACTAAACCTATTCGTGATCATGGGAGAAGGGCAGGTTACACATACCTTGAAAATAAAGTCGACCAAATCAGAAAACAGTTGCCTTTGGTTGGCTTTACAAAGGATGACCGAATTGAGTTAACCACAAGCGGGCTAGGCCATGATTACCAGGTATCTACCGTTGCCTACGTTCGATATGATAGCAATAACCTTCCCGAAAACGAACAGCTTGTAGCTGATTTGCAACGAATGATGGAGGATTATCAGGTATATGTACAAAGTCAATTGCAGACGGCGCATGAAGAGGTAGATGATCAAATCGAGGATGAGGAGTCGGAAGAAGTGGAGACACTGTCCGTAACAGAACGGCTGTCACAGATACGTTCATTTATTCAGAATAGAGGATTCTCGTATCCAGATGGATTAATAGAGAATTTTTATCTTTCCATCAAAACAAAGCCGTTTGTCATTCTAGCAGGGATATCAGGCACTGGAAAGACAAAGTTAGTTAAGCTGTTTGCTGAAGCGATGGGGGCAACCGTCCAGAATGGACAGTTCGCGCTTATTCCGGTTAGACCTGACTGGAGCGATCCCTCAGACTTATTAGGATATAAGGATTTATCAGGAACTTTTCGTCCTGGGCGATTAACGGAAGTGCTATATGAAGCATCTAAGCCGGAAAACCGATCGAAACCCTACTTTATTTGCTTAGATGAAATGAATTTAGCTCGCGTAGAGCATTATTTTAGCGATCTACTCAGTGTATTGGAAACCCAGGAATGGCGAGATGATGAAATTGCGACGGCTCCATTAATTTCAGCTGCTTCTCTATCTTCGGAGGAGGATCAGCAGAAGTACGGGGACCTGTCGATTCCCGATAACGTGTATTTCATGGGTACAGTCAATATGGACGAGACTACCCATCCTTTTAGTAAAAAGGTTCTGGATCGAGCCAATACCATTGAATTTAACTATATCAATTTATTGCAGCTTCCAGATGAAGTGAGGGGAGAGACGATAACAGAAGCAGTTGCTCCGAATTCTTTTTTAAGAAGTGATTTCCTTCAGCTTGTCGACGCATTGCATGAGAACAGGGAACTCATTTCAGAAACGACACAAAGTTTAGCTCAATTGAATGAAATTTTAGAAGGCATACACGCCCATGTAGGGTTTCGAGTTCGTGACTCCGTGAGCTTCTATATGATATACAATCGCCGTGACAATTTAATGTCGGCTGATGAGGCGTTCGACCTTCAGCTTCTTCAGAAAATATTACCTCGAATCCAAGGGAGTAGCTCAGCAGTTCGACGCGTTCTTTTGGAGTTGTTGAAGGTGTGTTTAGATCGACCTCTTGCCATCAACGAACTAATGGAGGACTTATCTCCAGTATATAATGAGGCAGAATTACTCAATACACAGTCGCAGATCAAATATCCTCAAAGTGCCCGCAAGATTGTGTTCATGTTACGGAGGTTAGAAGAGGATGGATTTACTTCATACTGGTTATCGTAA
- a CDS encoding restriction endonuclease-like protein yields the protein MDLLHTGYRNGTVELLRIETNLFNLYIQGKPFHPTVEALQLHRDEEGALVNAHCRIDKYSSNLEISSISVFSPEENGLQEWEEGQACAPLFFETQAYEIVVEKKQDVAIQFYHENRYLREAVKPLGKNILSGILNFQNEVGFTELELRLHGQTLMQLQLEIFPTKMDYKKDYETILSDVNQQIYNLSFDFLRKTYHLTGLKDTTQQSMTEFFAILRHMFQHLVQAVERIKNAPHIKTSIVNQKVSSGKARHAGKGNLAYLSRHPELFVKDHKNGIIHINGQKMYPTHVLESKKYMDFDTGENRFVRWVLLRISKKLQALRIRLKSVERTSDPKILRNVDLMESQLQRLLRYDFLAVGEMTHMSVSLVLQMAPGYREVYRCYLMLMKGLSVQGDLIRLSLKDLAQLYEYWCFLKIHDLLSRKYELIKQDIVKVNRSGIFVKLDKTQKSKIMYRNPQNGEVFTLYYNSLPRGEQTPTVGQMPDNVLTLKKSDSSFEYKYIFDAKYRLNPAYEGTPYRKAYTNPGPEESDINTMHRYRDAIVYGDGQQELERSMFGAYVLFPYDNEEQFRGHKFYKSIELVNVGAFPFLPNATSLMEKFLDEIIMDSPEKAYERSTRPRGTKEYYSNKLEGKNVLVGSLREPSQLDVALSERFYHIPLKNIFDHKLLTQIEYIAMCQSRRKFQEPANTGIHWFGRIQDWKVVRRGEITERPARPGTEEELYVKFTIERWERRDNPIALGGQGIYTCLYTSKYIFDRAHEIAELKLENDEDLRKWREARRVGKVKVELDHTDVDLAGSVVGIRVEE from the coding sequence ATGGATTTACTTCATACTGGTTATCGTAATGGGACGGTAGAGTTACTACGGATCGAGACCAATCTATTTAATTTATATATTCAGGGCAAGCCGTTTCACCCCACAGTAGAGGCATTACAGCTACACCGGGATGAGGAGGGTGCCCTGGTAAATGCCCACTGTCGTATAGATAAATACTCCTCCAATTTAGAAATTAGCTCCATATCGGTCTTCTCGCCAGAGGAGAACGGTTTGCAGGAATGGGAAGAGGGCCAAGCATGCGCCCCTCTTTTCTTTGAGACGCAGGCTTATGAAATTGTAGTCGAGAAAAAGCAAGATGTGGCTATTCAGTTTTATCATGAGAATAGGTACTTAAGAGAGGCGGTAAAGCCTCTTGGGAAAAATATATTATCCGGTATTTTGAACTTCCAGAACGAGGTTGGATTTACGGAATTAGAGCTTCGTTTACATGGACAAACGCTCATGCAATTACAGTTAGAAATTTTTCCGACGAAGATGGATTATAAAAAGGACTATGAAACGATACTGAGCGATGTGAACCAACAAATTTATAATCTGTCGTTTGATTTTTTGCGGAAAACCTATCATTTGACGGGGCTAAAGGATACCACCCAGCAAAGTATGACAGAGTTTTTTGCAATCTTAAGACATATGTTTCAGCATCTGGTTCAGGCCGTGGAGCGCATCAAGAATGCACCTCACATTAAGACGAGCATAGTGAATCAGAAAGTATCTTCTGGTAAGGCAAGACATGCTGGGAAAGGTAATTTAGCTTACCTCTCTAGACACCCTGAGCTGTTTGTTAAGGATCATAAGAACGGAATTATTCATATTAATGGCCAAAAAATGTACCCTACTCATGTATTGGAGTCTAAGAAGTATATGGACTTCGATACAGGGGAGAATCGCTTTGTTCGGTGGGTTTTATTACGGATTTCAAAGAAATTACAAGCTCTTCGTATTCGGTTAAAGTCCGTAGAACGTACTTCCGATCCCAAAATATTAAGAAATGTAGATCTTATGGAATCACAGCTGCAAAGGCTGCTACGATACGATTTTCTGGCAGTTGGTGAGATGACGCACATGTCAGTATCCCTTGTTCTACAGATGGCACCCGGGTACAGAGAGGTATACCGTTGTTATCTCATGCTGATGAAGGGGCTCTCGGTTCAAGGAGATCTCATTCGTTTGTCGTTGAAGGATTTAGCTCAGTTGTATGAGTACTGGTGTTTCCTGAAAATCCACGATTTATTAAGTCGCAAATATGAACTCATCAAACAAGACATCGTCAAGGTGAATCGTTCAGGGATTTTTGTGAAGCTCGACAAAACTCAGAAGTCGAAAATCATGTATCGGAATCCACAGAATGGTGAAGTATTTACACTTTACTATAATTCACTACCAAGGGGAGAGCAGACCCCTACGGTGGGCCAGATGCCGGATAATGTGCTGACCTTGAAAAAAAGCGATTCTTCGTTTGAATATAAATATATTTTTGATGCGAAGTATCGCTTAAATCCAGCTTATGAGGGGACTCCTTACCGGAAGGCGTACACTAATCCTGGACCTGAGGAATCAGATATTAATACGATGCATAGGTATCGGGATGCCATTGTATATGGGGATGGACAACAAGAATTGGAACGTAGCATGTTTGGGGCCTATGTTCTATTCCCCTATGACAATGAAGAGCAGTTTCGCGGTCATAAATTCTATAAAAGTATTGAGCTCGTCAACGTGGGGGCATTCCCATTCCTACCTAATGCTACTAGCCTGATGGAGAAGTTCCTGGACGAAATCATTATGGATAGTCCTGAGAAGGCTTATGAGAGGTCTACTCGTCCTCGTGGGACGAAAGAATACTATTCCAACAAGCTTGAGGGCAAGAATGTTCTTGTTGGTTCGTTGCGAGAGCCCTCCCAACTGGATGTGGCTTTGTCAGAACGTTTTTACCATATCCCGCTTAAAAATATCTTCGATCACAAGCTCCTCACCCAAATCGAATATATTGCCATGTGCCAGTCCCGTAGGAAGTTTCAGGAGCCAGCAAATACGGGCATCCATTGGTTCGGCCGGATTCAGGATTGGAAGGTCGTTCGAAGAGGTGAGATTACAGAACGGCCAGCCCGCCCCGGCACGGAAGAGGAGCTATATGTTAAATTTACGATTGAACGCTGGGAACGGCGGGACAATCCCATTGCCTTAGGTGGACAGGGCATCTATACCTGTCTGTACACGAGCAAATACATATTTGATCGTGCCCATGAAATTGCAGAACTAAAGCTAGAGAATGACGAGGATCTGCGAAAATGGCGCGAAGCCCGAAGAGTCGGTAAGGTCAAAGTGGAGTTAGATCATACAGATGTGGATTTGGCGGGGTCTGTGGTGGGGATTCGGGTGGAGGAGTAG
- a CDS encoding dCTP deaminase domain-containing protein, with protein sequence MIVDLKNRVTTELRSYNNYIKSSDSLLYISKLNVKEDNACSLEFTVGDVYSTGNQQWTDFPEEGILLKCNESVIIETNEEIGVPFNMFGLVTGVGRNIQKGLFVSTGKIDPGFRARLKIGILNTNKKKQILKKGDLLCTCFFVQLESCIDAPFKEYSSSKSSLPYISNYRNKFLVFIKTYWDRILTISLALAALLWNIIK encoded by the coding sequence TTGATCGTTGATCTTAAGAATCGGGTAACTACAGAATTGAGGAGCTATAACAATTATATAAAGTCAAGTGATAGTTTGCTTTATATAAGTAAGCTAAATGTTAAGGAGGACAATGCGTGTAGTCTAGAATTCACTGTTGGAGATGTTTACTCAACAGGAAATCAACAATGGACGGATTTCCCTGAAGAAGGAATTCTCTTAAAATGTAATGAATCAGTTATTATAGAAACTAATGAAGAGATTGGCGTACCATTCAATATGTTCGGACTGGTGACTGGGGTTGGTAGGAATATCCAAAAGGGGCTTTTTGTTTCGACAGGTAAAATAGATCCCGGTTTTAGAGCACGATTAAAAATTGGAATATTGAATACGAATAAAAAGAAGCAAATTTTGAAGAAGGGGGATCTACTTTGTACTTGTTTTTTCGTACAGTTAGAATCTTGTATAGATGCCCCGTTCAAAGAATATAGTTCATCTAAATCAAGTCTTCCATACATAAGTAATTATAGAAACAAATTCTTAGTCTTTATAAAAACCTATTGGGATAGAATATTGACAATTAGTCTTGCTTTAGCAGCATTACTTTGGAATATAATTAAATAA
- a CDS encoding dCTP deaminase, whose amino-acid sequence MLIVGDNLKQLINQYNIVESENAFDNFSITLQLSDKIMLLSPSNPDIADIPTLYYGEEIPREYLQEKKINSTGITLPPKSCILACSHENIVMPAGYFGLLQTKGSLARLFVSLTCTDGQVEPGYKGKITFEVCNHSLFNINIKPKQKVGQLFIFKTSTKDVKLYNGKYQDAQGPTFQKPE is encoded by the coding sequence ATGCTTATTGTTGGAGATAATTTAAAACAGCTAATAAATCAATACAATATTGTTGAAAGTGAAAATGCTTTTGATAACTTTTCAATAACCTTACAGTTAAGTGACAAAATAATGTTGCTCTCACCATCTAACCCTGACATAGCTGATATTCCAACTCTTTATTACGGGGAAGAAATTCCAAGGGAGTACCTACAAGAAAAAAAAATAAACAGTACTGGAATTACACTACCACCAAAAAGTTGTATACTAGCTTGCTCCCATGAGAATATAGTTATGCCTGCTGGATATTTTGGACTTTTACAGACAAAGGGTTCACTCGCTAGATTATTCGTAAGCTTGACGTGTACAGATGGACAGGTAGAACCAGGCTATAAGGGAAAGATTACATTTGAAGTGTGTAACCATTCCCTGTTTAATATTAATATTAAACCAAAGCAAAAGGTAGGTCAGCTATTTATCTTTAAAACATCGACAAAAGATGTTAAGTTATACAATGGTAAATATCAAGATGCGCAAGGGCCTACTTTTCAGAAACCAGAATAA
- a CDS encoding ASCH domain-containing protein yields MNVLLSIKPEFVNKIFSGQKKYEYRKTIFKRKDISRVVVYATAPISRVVGEFEIESILFDDIDSLWQETKNYSGIDEHFFFEYFTKKEKGYAIKIKSYKKYSKTRELGDVYHSVPPQSFVYID; encoded by the coding sequence ATGAACGTATTATTATCAATTAAACCGGAATTTGTGAACAAAATATTTTCAGGACAAAAAAAATATGAATACCGTAAGACTATTTTTAAACGAAAAGACATCAGTAGGGTCGTGGTTTATGCAACTGCGCCTATTAGTCGTGTAGTTGGTGAATTTGAAATTGAATCTATTCTTTTTGATGACATAGACTCTCTCTGGCAAGAAACTAAGAACTATTCGGGAATTGATGAACATTTCTTTTTTGAGTATTTTACGAAGAAAGAAAAAGGATATGCCATAAAAATAAAGAGCTATAAAAAGTATTCTAAAACAAGAGAGCTCGGTGACGTTTATCATTCAGTTCCCCCCCAATCTTTTGTATATATCGATTAA
- a CDS encoding PIN domain-containing protein → MKVLLDTNIVIHRETSNVKKNDIGVLFRWLDKLGYTKCVHPVTVEEIKRYEDKQAVSSMVIKLDSYHLMKTQAPITSMVTSISNEYDKNLNDINDTKLLNELAAERVDMLITEDRKIALKATKLNLSAKVFTIDSFLEKVTNEHPELINYKVLSVTKEYMGDINLNDPFFDSLKEDYPGFEKWFNKKADEIAYICKMDDNVAAFLYLKIEDENENYSNISPPFSKKKRLKIGTFKVTMNGYKLGERFLKIIFDNALRFRVDEIYVTIFDKSMEQIRLINLLTDFGFTKHGTKDDAELVYIRDFQPAFDDMNPKYTFPFHDTNKEIFITPIYPEYHTNLFPDSILRTESPEDYIENEPFRNAISKVFISRSIERNLNKGDIIVFYRTGGYYESVVTTLGIVESIITDIKTPQHFIDLCKKRSVFSDKELLEFWHYKKSRPFIVNFLYSYSFPKRINMKRLIELGVIQSVHAAPRGFVRITYQNFKDILREAQIDERIIIN, encoded by the coding sequence ATGAAAGTGTTACTTGATACTAATATCGTGATTCATCGTGAAACCAGTAACGTAAAGAAGAATGATATTGGAGTTCTCTTTAGATGGCTCGACAAACTAGGTTATACGAAATGCGTTCATCCGGTAACTGTTGAAGAAATTAAAAGATATGAAGACAAACAAGCCGTTAGCTCTATGGTCATTAAACTCGATAGTTATCATCTCATGAAAACTCAGGCCCCAATAACTTCAATGGTTACTAGTATTTCAAACGAATACGATAAAAATCTGAACGATATAAATGATACTAAGCTATTAAATGAACTAGCAGCTGAACGTGTTGATATGTTAATAACCGAGGATCGAAAAATAGCCTTAAAAGCTACTAAACTGAACCTTTCTGCTAAAGTATTTACGATCGATTCCTTTTTAGAAAAGGTAACTAATGAGCATCCTGAATTGATTAATTATAAAGTTCTTTCAGTTACAAAAGAGTACATGGGAGATATAAATCTAAACGATCCATTCTTCGATAGTTTGAAAGAAGACTACCCTGGTTTTGAAAAATGGTTCAATAAAAAGGCAGATGAAATAGCTTATATTTGTAAAATGGATGATAATGTGGCTGCTTTTTTGTATTTGAAAATCGAGGATGAAAATGAAAACTACTCCAATATATCACCTCCATTTTCTAAAAAGAAACGTCTGAAAATTGGAACATTTAAAGTGACCATGAATGGATACAAACTTGGAGAACGATTTCTAAAAATTATTTTTGATAATGCATTAAGGTTCAGAGTTGATGAAATTTACGTTACCATATTTGATAAGAGCATGGAGCAAATACGACTAATTAATTTACTCACAGATTTTGGATTCACCAAGCATGGTACCAAGGATGATGCAGAATTAGTCTACATACGGGATTTCCAGCCAGCGTTTGATGACATGAATCCAAAATATACATTCCCATTTCATGATACAAACAAAGAAATATTTATTACTCCAATATATCCGGAATACCATACGAATTTATTTCCAGACTCTATATTACGTACAGAGTCACCAGAAGATTACATTGAAAATGAACCTTTCAGGAATGCAATAAGTAAAGTTTTCATTTCAAGATCGATTGAAAGGAATCTCAACAAAGGTGACATTATTGTATTTTATCGAACTGGAGGGTACTATGAGAGTGTGGTTACAACGTTAGGCATCGTTGAAAGCATTATCACTGACATTAAAACTCCCCAACATTTTATAGACTTATGCAAGAAAAGAAGTGTATTTAGTGATAAGGAACTGCTTGAGTTTTGGCACTATAAAAAGAGCAGACCCTTCATAGTTAATTTTCTCTATTCCTATTCTTTTCCAAAGCGAATAAACATGAAGAGACTTATTGAATTAGGTGTTATCCAAAGCGTTCACGCAGCTCCACGAGGTTTTGTGAGAATCACATATCAAAATTTTAAGGACATCTTACGGGAGGCACAAATTGATGAACGTATTATTATCAATTAA
- a CDS encoding ATP-binding protein, translated as MKGLIFIGGVHGVGKTTICESLVNTYQIPAYSASNIISKLKKQNLPSEKLIPDIDINQALLIAGLKDIKAMKNIFFLDGHFCLLNEKRDISKISDQVFQQIEPIAFIIVTDTVSRIVERLKRRDNIDYEFNLIEQFQNEEIRHAVSLSHNLNIPHYIYNQNLHSENDIHKFITELGVVK; from the coding sequence TTGAAAGGTTTAATTTTTATAGGTGGTGTACACGGAGTAGGTAAAACCACTATTTGTGAAAGTTTGGTTAATACATATCAAATACCTGCTTACTCTGCAAGTAATATAATTTCAAAATTAAAAAAACAAAACTTACCATCTGAAAAACTGATCCCAGATATAGATATTAACCAAGCACTACTTATTGCGGGTCTAAAAGATATTAAGGCAATGAAGAATATCTTTTTTCTGGATGGCCATTTTTGTTTACTAAATGAAAAACGTGATATTTCAAAAATATCCGACCAAGTCTTTCAGCAAATAGAACCTATTGCCTTCATTATTGTTACTGATACTGTAAGTAGAATTGTTGAACGTCTTAAAAGACGTGACAATATTGATTACGAATTTAATCTTATTGAACAATTTCAAAATGAAGAAATTCGCCACGCTGTATCCCTATCGCATAATTTAAATATTCCACATTATATTTACAATCAAAATTTGCATTCAGAAAATGACATACATAAATTTATCACCGAACTAGGAGTGGTAAAATGA